In Helicobacter pylori, a single genomic region encodes these proteins:
- the tkt gene encoding transketolase → MRLSNADLERLKSMANTLRFLCADMIDKANSGHPGVCLGLADVMVVLSLHLNLNPTNPKWLNRDRLVFSGGHASALAYSLLHLWGFDLSLDDLKRFRQLHSKTPGHPELHHTEGIEITTGPLGQGFANAVGFSMASQYAQTLLDKEAISHKVYCLCGDGDLQEGISYESASLAGHFRLDNLIVIYDSNQISIEGAINISFSEQVKMRFLAQNWEVLECDGHDYQAINDALEEAKKSHKPTLLIAHTIIGKGAIGLEGSEKTHGSPLNKEVLKQSKENAQINPDESFIISPKNKMHFEEVKVRGVSLEALWEKSLSPKIKEKIHALKDFDFNTIHYPAFKKGESLATRVSNGMILNAIAKECEGFLGGSADLAPSNNTHLKHSGDFPLGQNLHFGIREHAMGAITNALAAYGLFLPFCATFFVFSDYLMPSIRLSALMKLKALFIFTHDSIGVGEDGATHQPIEQLSHLRALPNFYAFRPSDAFENTACMQVALSLNAPSALILSRQNLPVLDEVSKEQVLKGAYVKHHSKDPIITLVASGSEVSLALESAKILERENIQTQVIGAPCFDLLIEQDESYLKELFKGKVLVIEASRAIEWYRFADKIIGMDSFGSSAKGDKLFEKFGFSVENITAQAKRLLNA, encoded by the coding sequence GGGACTAGCCGATGTGATGGTGGTTTTAAGCTTGCACCTCAACCTAAACCCCACCAACCCTAAATGGCTCAATAGAGACAGGTTGGTTTTTAGTGGGGGGCATGCGAGCGCGTTAGCGTATAGTTTGTTGCATTTGTGGGGCTTTGATTTGAGCTTAGACGATTTAAAGCGTTTCAGGCAATTACATTCTAAAACCCCAGGACACCCTGAATTGCACCACACCGAAGGCATTGAAATCACGACAGGCCCTTTGGGGCAAGGTTTTGCTAACGCTGTGGGCTTTAGCATGGCGAGCCAATACGCTCAAACCCTTTTAGATAAAGAAGCGATTTCTCATAAAGTCTATTGCCTGTGTGGGGATGGGGATTTGCAAGAAGGCATTAGTTATGAGAGCGCTTCTTTGGCCGGGCACTTTCGCCTTGATAACCTCATTGTGATTTATGATAGTAATCAGATCAGTATTGAAGGCGCTATTAATATTAGTTTTAGCGAACAGGTTAAAATGCGTTTTTTAGCGCAAAATTGGGAAGTGCTAGAATGCGATGGGCATGACTATCAAGCGATTAATGATGCTTTAGAAGAAGCCAAAAAATCCCATAAACCCACGCTTTTAATCGCTCATACGATTATTGGTAAGGGGGCTATTGGTTTAGAGGGGAGTGAAAAAACGCATGGCTCGCCTTTAAATAAAGAAGTGTTAAAACAATCCAAAGAAAACGCTCAAATCAACCCTGATGAAAGCTTTATCATTAGCCCAAAAAACAAAATGCATTTTGAAGAAGTGAAAGTTAGGGGCGTTAGTTTAGAAGCCTTATGGGAAAAATCCTTAAGCCCTAAAATAAAAGAAAAAATCCATGCGTTGAAGGATTTTGATTTTAACACCATCCATTACCCCGCCTTTAAAAAAGGCGAATCTCTAGCCACGAGAGTGAGTAACGGCATGATTTTAAACGCTATCGCCAAAGAATGCGAGGGCTTTTTAGGAGGGAGCGCGGATTTAGCCCCGTCTAATAACACGCATTTGAAACACTCTGGCGATTTCCCTTTAGGGCAGAACTTGCATTTTGGGATCAGAGAGCATGCCATGGGGGCTATCACTAACGCTTTAGCGGCGTATGGCTTGTTTTTGCCTTTTTGCGCGACCTTTTTTGTGTTTAGCGATTATTTAATGCCAAGCATTCGTTTGAGCGCTTTAATGAAATTAAAAGCCCTTTTTATCTTCACGCATGACAGCATTGGCGTGGGCGAAGACGGAGCGACGCACCAACCCATAGAGCAATTGAGCCATTTACGCGCTTTGCCTAATTTTTACGCTTTCAGGCCCAGCGATGCTTTTGAAAATACGGCTTGCATGCAAGTAGCGTTAAGTTTGAACGCTCCTAGCGCTCTTATTTTATCGCGCCAGAATTTGCCCGTGCTTGATGAGGTTTCTAAAGAGCAGGTTTTAAAAGGGGCGTATGTTAAACACCACTCTAAAGATCCCATTATCACGCTTGTTGCGAGCGGGAGCGAAGTCTCTTTAGCTTTAGAGAGCGCTAAAATTTTAGAGCGAGAAAATATCCAAACGCAAGTCATCGGCGCGCCATGCTTTGATCTATTGATAGAGCAAGATGAAAGCTACCTTAAAGAACTCTTTAAGGGCAAAGTCTTAGTCATTGAAGCGAGCCGCGCGATAGAGTGGTATCGTTTTGCGGATAAAATCATTGGCATGGATTCTTTTGGGAGTTCAGCAAAGGGCGATAAACTCTTTGAAAAATTTGGCTTTAGCGTTGAAAACATCACCGCTCAAGCTAAAAGGTTGCTCAACGCATGA
- a CDS encoding exonuclease: MNLEKLFLEKTPLFVFSSTRRLKHFYLEQGEGFLPNAMSMGSFFEQAFYIPNKKKIPNSARLILMIDTIKAIAKEKKSILEGLLLFENSFLGYLESTSFLFDLFDELSSACIKLNELSFKDIYLDYEKHLEVLEMIYDRYIKKLEELGFYDKIMQEKPAILKEFFEHFSSIEWHLDGFMSVFERQCLLEAAELVPITLHLSCDKYNQKFLEFLNLKLETDCDYSIDFKTQKILSQTFNDQKIEPKLYANSSYLKQGALVLQTIEEYLQKDNDPNKMAIITPNADFLPFLKLLDKNNNLNFAMGLGAKNSPYYTELVKILEDLQKSGFDLSASPLLDLENLTLALLEQQSSKEKAPLKEAHSQIMHQYHLLKDTLKNYSLKDLLHLYLQEFEANFRLDDSSGGKIRVIDTLETRGMQFDKIVIVDFNETCVPSLKDCDLFLNSALRKSLNLPTLLDKKNLQKHYYYQLFKNSKEITLSYIESETSKASNMLLELDLHIEPIKDAYTLFAPSPLKDYQEEEIKAAIPKDFSFSASSLNAFLTCKRRFYYHYMKRFKESPKDENNSAVGSLLHELLKEAYEKDKNPYVLEERLIWLLETRENITPKERLDTLVALKKIQAFYKKEQERFNAKIKILDLEKSFETIIQGVVFKGRIDRIDKTADNEIILLDYKFKNDLKLDNMSKTQRGGLSPIEIAQISTDYQMAIYAFALKNLGYKDPIKAFFYDLRKGELLEEDELVLQAKMDHLEFSLIPKLKQEIDFEKTLEVKDCEYCSFKDMCNR; the protein is encoded by the coding sequence ATGAACTTAGAAAAACTTTTTTTAGAAAAAACCCCCCTATTTGTTTTTAGCTCCACTAGGCGTTTAAAACATTTCTATTTAGAGCAAGGCGAAGGGTTTTTGCCTAACGCAATGAGCATGGGGAGTTTTTTTGAACAGGCTTTTTACATCCCTAATAAAAAGAAAATCCCTAACAGTGCACGGCTAATTTTAATGATAGACACCATTAAAGCTATCGCTAAAGAAAAAAAATCCATTCTTGAAGGGCTTTTGCTTTTTGAAAACAGCTTTTTGGGGTATTTGGAAAGCACTTCTTTTTTGTTTGATTTGTTTGATGAATTAAGCTCTGCTTGTATCAAACTCAATGAACTTTCTTTTAAAGACATTTATTTGGATTATGAAAAGCATTTAGAAGTCTTAGAAATGATTTATGACCGCTACATTAAAAAACTAGAAGAATTAGGCTTTTATGACAAAATCATGCAAGAAAAACCCGCCATTTTAAAAGAATTTTTTGAGCATTTTTCCTCCATTGAATGGCATTTAGACGGCTTTATGAGCGTTTTTGAAAGGCAATGCCTATTGGAAGCGGCCGAGTTAGTGCCTATCACTTTACACCTATCTTGCGATAAATACAACCAAAAATTTTTGGAATTTCTCAATCTCAAATTAGAGACAGATTGCGATTATTCCATTGATTTTAAAACCCAAAAGATCCTTTCTCAAACTTTTAATGATCAAAAAATAGAACCAAAGCTTTATGCTAACTCCAGTTATTTAAAACAAGGTGCTTTAGTTTTACAAACCATAGAAGAATATTTGCAAAAAGATAACGACCCTAATAAAATGGCGATCATCACGCCCAATGCGGATTTTTTACCTTTTTTAAAACTTTTAGACAAAAACAACAATTTGAATTTTGCGATGGGATTAGGGGCTAAAAACAGCCCTTATTATACAGAGCTTGTCAAAATCTTAGAAGATTTACAAAAAAGCGGTTTTGATTTGAGCGCATCGCCTTTATTGGATTTGGAAAACCTTACGCTTGCGCTTTTAGAACAACAAAGCTCTAAAGAAAAAGCGCCCTTAAAAGAAGCACATTCTCAAATCATGCACCAGTATCATCTTTTAAAAGACACGCTTAAAAACTACAGCCTTAAAGATTTATTGCATTTGTATTTGCAAGAATTTGAAGCCAATTTCCGCTTAGACGATTCTAGTGGGGGCAAAATACGAGTCATAGACACTTTAGAGACAAGGGGCATGCAATTTGATAAAATCGTTATTGTGGATTTTAATGAAACCTGCGTGCCAAGCCTTAAAGATTGCGATTTGTTTTTAAACTCTGCCTTAAGGAAATCGCTCAACCTCCCCACTTTATTAGATAAGAAAAATTTGCAAAAACATTATTACTACCAGCTCTTTAAAAACTCTAAAGAAATAACACTTTCTTATATAGAGAGCGAAACTTCAAAAGCCTCTAACATGCTTTTAGAATTGGATTTGCATATAGAGCCTATCAAAGACGCTTACACGCTTTTTGCACCAAGTCCTTTAAAAGACTACCAAGAAGAAGAAATCAAAGCCGCTATCCCTAAAGATTTTAGCTTTAGCGCTAGCTCATTGAACGCTTTTTTAACTTGCAAGCGCCGTTTTTATTACCACTACATGAAGCGCTTCAAAGAAAGCCCTAAAGATGAAAATAATAGCGCTGTGGGCAGTTTGCTCCATGAACTTTTAAAAGAAGCTTATGAAAAAGACAAAAACCCTTATGTATTAGAAGAGAGGCTCATTTGGCTCTTAGAAACAAGAGAAAACATTACCCCTAAAGAGCGTTTAGACACTCTTGTAGCACTTAAAAAAATCCAGGCTTTTTATAAAAAAGAGCAAGAACGCTTTAACGCAAAAATCAAAATCCTTGATCTTGAAAAAAGCTTTGAAACGATCATTCAAGGCGTTGTTTTTAAAGGGCGTATAGACAGGATTGACAAAACGGCTGACAATGAGATTATTTTATTGGATTACAAATTTAAAAACGATTTGAAATTAGACAACATGAGTAAAACACAAAGAGGAGGCTTAAGCCCCATAGAAATCGCTCAAATCAGCACCGATTATCAAATGGCCATCTATGCGTTTGCCCTTAAAAATCTGGGCTACAAAGATCCTATAAAAGCCTTTTTTTATGACTTAAGAAAGGGCGAGTTATTAGAAGAAGACGAGCTTGTTTTGCAGGCTAAAATGGATCATTTGGAATTTTCTCTTATCCCCAAGCTCAAGCAAGAAATTGATTTTGAAAAAACTTTAGAAGTTAAAGATTGTGAGTATTGCTCTTTTAAAGACATGTGCAACCGATGA